Genomic segment of Sinorhizobium meliloti:
GTCTTCGAGGCCTTCGGCCACGGCTTTTCCTGGAAGGACATGATCCTGATCGCCGGCGGGCTCTTCCTCGTGTGGAAGGCGACCAAGGAAATCCATCATAGTGTCGATCCGAGCGATCATGAGGAGGATTTCATCGCCAGCTCCGCGATCAACAGCTTCGCGGCCGCCATCGGCCAGATCCTGCTTCTTGACCTCGTCTTCTCGGTCGACAGCATCATCACCGCCGTCGGCATGACCCCGCATCTGCCGATCATGGTCGTCGCCGTCGTCGTCGCCGTGACCGTCATGCTGGTTGCAGCGAACCCGCTTGCAAACTTCATCGAGAGAAATCCGACGATCGTCATGCTGGCGCTGGCCTTCCTCCTGATGATCGGCACGACCCTGATCGCCGAAGGCATGGGCTTCCACGTGCCGAAGGGCTACGTCTATGCTGCGATGGCCTTCTCCGCACTGGTCGAGGTGCTCAACATGGTCGCCCGCAACGCGCGCATGAAGCGACAAGCCGCAAGGACGAAATAGAAGCGCGACACAACAGGCCCGCATCGCACCAATGCGGGCCTTCGCCGCGATCTTTGCTCTTGGCCTGCGGCGAGACGACGACATTGCCGCTCGCGGCTTTCCGTTGACATGCAGGGCTTTCTATGGTCTCACGCCTGCCGACTGGAATTGCCTGGCTAAACCGCTGGTGCGGAACCCTTGCGGGCCTTTCCTTCCCATAAAATGCGCGCCCGCAAGCTGGAAAGCACTCCGGCAAAGGGCCCCGAAAGCACGTCAAGACGGGCAAAGACAATGGCAGATTCTGCAGTCCGGGTGCGTATCGCACCTTCCCCCACCGGCGAGCCGCATGTCGGCACCGCCTATATCGCGCTCTTCAACTATCTCTTCGCCAAGAAGCACGGCGGCAAATTCATCCTGCGCATCGAGGACACGGATGCGACGCGCTCGACGCCGGAATTCGAGAAGAAGGTGCTCGACGCGCTGAGGTGGTGCGGACTGGAATGGTCGGAAGGTCCTGATATCGGCGGCCCCTACGGCCCCTATCGCCAGAGCGACCGCAAGGACATCTACAAGCCTTACGTCGAGAAGATCGTTGCGAACGGCCACGGCTTCCGCTGTTTCTGCACGCCCGAGCGGCTGGAGCAGATGCGCGAGGCGCAGCGTGCCGCCGGCAAGCCGCCGAAATATGACGGCCTCTGCCTCAGCCTCTCGGCCGAGGAAGTGACGTCGCGCGTCGACGCCGGCGAGCCGCATGTCGTGCGCATGAAGATCCCGACCGAGGGCTCCTGCAAGTTCCACGACGGCGTCTATGGCGATGTCGAGATCCCGTGGGAAGCCGTCGACATGCAGGTACTGCTCAAGGCCGACGGCATGCCGACCTATCACATGGCGAACGTCGTGGACGACCATCTGATGAAGATCACCCATGTCGCACGCGGCGAGGAGTGG
This window contains:
- a CDS encoding TerC family protein, giving the protein MQEILTLAQSPEAWIALITLIVMEVVLGIDNLIFISILTNKLPPEHRVSARRIGIGLALVMRLALLGTIAWIVKLTQPVFEAFGHGFSWKDMILIAGGLFLVWKATKEIHHSVDPSDHEEDFIASSAINSFAAAIGQILLLDLVFSVDSIITAVGMTPHLPIMVVAVVVAVTVMLVAANPLANFIERNPTIVMLALAFLLMIGTTLIAEGMGFHVPKGYVYAAMAFSALVEVLNMVARNARMKRQAARTK